From the genome of Thermithiobacillus plumbiphilus, one region includes:
- a CDS encoding efflux transporter outer membrane subunit, which yields MCNAEVTHSLGVHRTETDYNSARALAALILAGLLAGCAAGPDFKRPVIPDVPGYTAAPLPAQTASAPTTLGDAQHFSAGASVNAQWWHGLGSSKLDALIEQAFQASPTLASAKATLRQAQEFYAAQAGSTLYPQVDAGIGAQRQRLSPSILGQAGDAREFSLYNANIGVQYQLDLPGGNRRALEALAARAEYRRYELEGARLTLAANIVTTAITQARLAGQIRATEAILGAQGEQLHLTRERVRLGQAAPDDVLALQTQVEQTRAGIPLLRKQLQQNEHLLAVLAGRAPGTGGLPTFTLEGFTLPSDLPLVLPSELVRRRPDIQAAEALLHAANAEYGVAVAKLYPQLTISASLGSQALSTGALFGSGSAVWSFIGQLTQPLFNPGLPAEKRASLAAFDAAAANYQSVVLEALRNVADVLRALDNDAQTLAALTTADNAARGSLESMQRQYALGAASYIQLLTAQEQAQQNRINLIAAQAQRLVDSAALYQALGGGGWDDAS from the coding sequence ATGTGCAACGCTGAAGTGACGCACAGTCTCGGCGTTCACCGCACGGAGACCGACTACAACTCCGCTCGCGCACTCGCGGCATTGATTCTTGCCGGATTGCTAGCCGGCTGTGCCGCCGGACCCGATTTCAAACGGCCGGTGATCCCAGATGTACCCGGCTACACAGCGGCGCCTTTGCCAGCGCAAACAGCATCCGCACCCACGACCTTGGGAGATGCGCAGCACTTCAGCGCAGGTGCGAGCGTGAATGCGCAGTGGTGGCATGGTCTGGGTTCATCCAAGCTCGATGCGCTGATCGAGCAGGCTTTTCAGGCCAGCCCAACACTGGCTTCTGCCAAGGCCACCTTGCGGCAGGCACAGGAATTCTATGCGGCGCAGGCGGGATCGACGCTTTATCCTCAAGTGGATGCCGGCATCGGCGCCCAGCGTCAACGCCTGAGTCCAAGTATCTTGGGACAGGCCGGCGATGCGCGGGAATTCAGTCTGTACAATGCCAATATCGGCGTGCAGTACCAACTCGACTTGCCCGGAGGCAACCGGCGCGCACTGGAAGCGCTGGCCGCCCGCGCCGAGTATCGGCGCTACGAATTGGAAGGTGCGCGCCTGACCTTGGCGGCGAACATTGTTACCACCGCCATCACCCAGGCCAGGCTCGCGGGGCAAATCCGGGCCACGGAGGCCATCCTCGGCGCTCAGGGCGAACAATTGCACCTCACCCGAGAGCGGGTTCGCCTCGGTCAGGCTGCGCCGGACGACGTGCTGGCCTTGCAAACCCAGGTGGAGCAGACCCGCGCTGGAATTCCCTTGCTGCGCAAGCAACTCCAGCAGAACGAACATCTACTGGCCGTGCTCGCGGGCCGGGCGCCGGGCACTGGAGGCTTGCCTACCTTCACCCTGGAGGGGTTCACCCTTCCGTCTGATCTGCCGCTGGTTCTGCCGTCAGAATTGGTGCGCCGTCGCCCCGATATTCAGGCCGCGGAAGCCCTGTTGCATGCCGCCAACGCGGAATACGGCGTCGCGGTCGCCAAGTTGTACCCACAACTCACTATCAGTGCCAGCCTCGGTTCGCAGGCATTAAGCACGGGCGCATTGTTCGGCAGTGGCTCTGCGGTATGGAGTTTCATCGGGCAGTTGACCCAACCACTTTTCAATCCCGGGCTGCCTGCCGAAAAGCGGGCGTCATTGGCCGCATTCGATGCGGCGGCGGCAAATTACCAAAGCGTCGTGCTCGAAGCCCTACGCAACGTGGCCGACGTGTTGCGGGCACTGGACAATGATGCACAAACACTGGCTGCGCTGACCACCGCCGATAACGCAGCACGGGGCTCGCTGGAATCCATGCAAAGGCAATATGCACTAGGCGCCGCCAGTTATATCCAACTGCTCACCGCACAAGAGCAGGCGCAACAGAATCGAATCAACCTGATTGCGGCCCAGGCACAACGCCTCGTAGATAGTGCCGCTTTGTACCAGGCATTGGGTGGTGGAGGCTGGGACGACGCCAGTTGA
- the ftsE gene encoding cell division ATP-binding protein FtsE produces MIRANKVCKIYPGRPAVLQDLDFHLPRGGMAFLTGASGAGKSTLLKLVTRAETLTGGSLFVDGQDLGKLKARQVPRLRRTMGIVFQDYRLLMDRNVYDNVALTLEVAGVRHSRVRPRVHAALEQVGLAGRAKDRPQQLSGGEQQRAAIARAIVHNPKLLIADEPTGNLDPDLSREIMDLFSHFNQLGVTVLIATHDLALIERMTYPIFVLQSGQLRLEGERICA; encoded by the coding sequence ATGATTCGTGCGAACAAGGTCTGCAAGATCTATCCGGGGCGACCTGCCGTGCTGCAGGATCTCGACTTTCACCTGCCCAGGGGCGGCATGGCATTTCTGACCGGGGCCTCCGGCGCCGGCAAGAGCACACTGCTCAAGCTGGTCACCCGCGCCGAGACGCTCACGGGCGGCTCCCTGTTCGTGGACGGACAGGACCTCGGCAAGCTAAAGGCGCGCCAGGTCCCCCGGCTGCGCCGCACAATGGGCATCGTGTTTCAGGATTATCGGCTGTTGATGGACCGCAATGTGTATGACAACGTCGCGCTCACCCTGGAAGTGGCTGGCGTACGGCATTCCCGGGTCCGCCCGCGGGTGCATGCCGCACTCGAACAGGTCGGCCTGGCAGGCCGGGCCAAGGACCGCCCGCAGCAGCTCTCGGGTGGCGAACAGCAGCGGGCGGCCATTGCGCGTGCCATCGTGCACAACCCCAAGCTGCTGATTGCCGACGAGCCCACCGGCAACCTGGACCCGGACCTGAGCCGCGAGATCATGGATCTTTTCAGCCACTTCAATCAGCTTGGCGTGACCGTGCTGATCGCCACGCATGACCTGGCCCTGATCGAGCGGATGACCTACCCGATATTCGTCCTGCAATCAGGCCAGCTCCGGCTGGAGGGGGAACGGATATGCGCCTGA
- a CDS encoding ABC transporter permease, with translation MISLAGRDILHAWGKFVFTGIGLGLLIGVTLVMAGVYRGMVDDGKALLDNSGADLWVVQKDTLGPYAESSSLNDDVYRAILAMPGVAQAANVTYLTMQARKGESDVRTMVVGIVPGGTGATPGWPPYLVAGRQITRGHYEAVADIATGFKLGDRLTVRRNHYTVVGLTRRMVSSSGDPMVFIPLKDAQEAQFLKDNDAIWQSRRRTEANPALNRPGVPGLLDAVIASQSTNPFVNAVLVTLKPGHAPEEVAESIRRWKRLTVYTRAQMEDILVGKLIATSAKQIGMFLVILAIVSAAIVAFIIYTLTMDKIREIAVLKLIGTRNRTIAAMIMQQALALGVIGFVVGKITATFSAPLFPKYVLLMPFDSIAGFFAVLVICVLASIVAIRMALKVDPAEAIGG, from the coding sequence ATGATCAGCTTGGCCGGCCGCGACATTCTTCATGCCTGGGGAAAGTTCGTCTTCACCGGCATCGGTCTGGGTCTACTGATTGGCGTCACCCTAGTCATGGCCGGGGTGTATCGGGGCATGGTGGACGACGGCAAGGCGCTGCTCGACAACAGCGGCGCCGACCTTTGGGTCGTGCAAAAGGACACGCTGGGTCCTTACGCGGAATCGTCCAGCCTCAACGATGATGTGTACCGCGCCATCCTCGCCATGCCGGGAGTCGCCCAGGCAGCGAACGTGACCTACCTGACCATGCAGGCACGCAAGGGCGAGAGTGATGTGCGCACCATGGTAGTTGGCATCGTGCCCGGCGGCACGGGCGCGACGCCGGGCTGGCCACCTTATCTCGTCGCTGGGCGCCAGATCACGCGCGGTCACTACGAGGCGGTGGCCGACATCGCCACCGGGTTCAAACTGGGGGATCGCCTCACCGTTCGCCGCAATCATTACACCGTCGTCGGGCTGACACGGCGTATGGTATCGTCCAGTGGCGACCCAATGGTATTCATTCCGCTCAAGGATGCCCAAGAGGCCCAGTTCCTCAAGGACAATGACGCCATCTGGCAAAGCCGCCGTCGTACCGAGGCAAATCCGGCGCTCAACCGGCCAGGTGTGCCCGGCCTGCTGGATGCGGTGATCGCATCACAAAGTACCAACCCGTTTGTCAATGCCGTGCTGGTTACGCTAAAGCCCGGTCATGCGCCCGAAGAGGTGGCCGAATCCATCCGGCGCTGGAAGCGTTTGACGGTCTACACCCGGGCACAGATGGAAGACATCCTCGTCGGCAAGCTGATCGCCACCTCGGCCAAGCAGATCGGCATGTTCCTGGTGATTCTGGCCATCGTCAGCGCGGCCATTGTCGCCTTCATCATCTACACACTGACCATGGACAAGATCCGCGAGATCGCGGTCTTGAAACTCATCGGCACACGCAACCGCACCATCGCCGCGATGATCATGCAGCAGGCGCTCGCCTTGGGCGTGATCGGTTTCGTGGTCGGCAAGATCACAGCCACTTTTTCAGCGCCCCTGTTTCCCAAGTACGTCCTCTTGATGCCGTTCGACTCAATCGCCGGTTTTTTCGCCGTGCTCGTGATCTGCGTGCTGGCCAGCATCGTCGCCATTCGCATGGCACTCAAGGTCGATCCGGCCGAAGCCATTGGAGGGTGA
- a CDS encoding ABC transporter ATP-binding protein, with protein MSGKGIRIEGLKKRYGEGDTAVDALKGVNMQVAPGEVVGLIGPSGSGKSTLLKCLGAVIDPTGGRMTLGDEAIYDNGWRVRDLRALRRDKIGFVFQAPYLIPFLDVTDNVALLPMLAGVANGESRAKALELLTALDVQHRARAMPSQLSGGEQQRVAIARGLVNRPPVILADEPTAPLDSERAMAVIRILNDMAKKYETAIIVVTHDEKIIPTFKRIYHIRDGVTHEEAGEGRGFD; from the coding sequence ATGAGTGGCAAGGGCATTCGCATCGAAGGTTTGAAAAAACGCTATGGCGAGGGCGACACTGCTGTCGATGCCCTGAAGGGCGTGAACATGCAGGTGGCGCCCGGCGAAGTGGTAGGCCTGATCGGCCCTTCCGGTTCGGGCAAGAGCACCCTGCTCAAATGCCTGGGCGCGGTAATTGATCCGACCGGCGGTCGCATGACGCTGGGCGATGAAGCGATCTACGACAATGGCTGGAGAGTCCGTGATCTGCGCGCCTTGCGACGGGACAAGATTGGTTTCGTATTCCAGGCGCCCTATCTGATTCCGTTTCTCGATGTCACCGACAACGTGGCGCTGCTGCCGATGCTCGCAGGCGTCGCCAATGGGGAGTCGCGCGCGAAGGCACTGGAACTGCTCACGGCGCTGGATGTACAACACCGGGCTCGCGCAATGCCCTCGCAACTCTCCGGTGGCGAGCAGCAACGGGTTGCCATCGCGCGCGGGCTGGTCAATCGTCCGCCGGTGATCCTGGCCGACGAGCCCACCGCGCCGCTGGACTCCGAGCGTGCCATGGCGGTCATCCGCATCCTCAACGACATGGCGAAGAAGTACGAGACCGCGATCATCGTCGTCACCCACGACGAAAAGATTATCCCCACCTTCAAGCGCATCTACCACATCCGTGACGGCGTGACCCATGAAGAGGCTGGTGAAGGGCGAGGTTTTGATTGA
- the rpoH gene encoding RNA polymerase sigma factor RpoH, with protein MSSMPITLAPSAEDLGSYLRAVNSQPMLSAEEEAQLGRSLRDNNDLNAAYRLIASHLRFVVRIARGYRGYGLPEPDLIQEGNIGLMKAVRRFDPDRGVRLVSFAVHWIKAEIQEYILRNWRIVKIATTKAQRKLFFNLRSSRQSLGWIGEQESKALASELGVTPEEVFEMEARLNGRDLPLESPDDNDADSHHAFISELADETASPAEQLSERDWEEQQSESLQAALSSLPERDRLIIQNRWLQEEPKTLQTLGAELGISAERVRQLEKQAMAKLRQFLGPLAESP; from the coding sequence ATGAGCAGTATGCCAATCACCTTAGCGCCGTCTGCCGAGGATCTCGGCAGCTACCTGCGCGCGGTAAACAGCCAGCCCATGTTGAGCGCGGAAGAAGAGGCTCAGCTGGGACGGTCACTGCGCGACAACAATGATCTGAATGCCGCCTACCGGCTCATCGCCAGTCATTTGCGCTTCGTGGTACGCATCGCCCGGGGCTACCGGGGCTATGGCCTACCGGAACCCGACCTCATTCAGGAGGGCAATATCGGGCTGATGAAGGCGGTGCGGCGATTCGACCCGGACCGGGGCGTGCGGCTGGTCTCATTTGCCGTGCACTGGATCAAGGCCGAGATCCAGGAATACATCCTGCGCAACTGGCGCATCGTCAAGATTGCCACCACCAAGGCGCAGCGCAAGCTGTTTTTCAACCTGCGCAGCAGCCGCCAGAGTCTTGGCTGGATCGGTGAGCAGGAAAGCAAGGCGCTAGCGTCGGAACTCGGCGTGACGCCCGAGGAAGTCTTCGAGATGGAGGCGCGCCTCAATGGCCGCGACCTGCCGCTGGAAAGCCCGGACGACAACGATGCCGACAGCCATCATGCCTTCATCAGCGAACTCGCGGACGAAACGGCCTCTCCCGCCGAGCAGCTCAGTGAACGCGACTGGGAGGAGCAGCAAAGTGAATCCCTGCAGGCAGCTCTGAGCAGTCTGCCTGAACGTGACCGCCTGATCATCCAAAACCGCTGGCTGCAGGAAGAACCCAAGACCCTGCAGACCCTGGGTGCCGAACTGGGCATTTCCGCGGAGCGGGTGCGTCAGCTGGAAAAACAGGCCATGGCCAAGCTGCGACAATTCCTGGGGCCGCTGGCCGAGAGCCCATAA
- a CDS encoding TetR/AcrR family transcriptional regulator, protein MSTRVKHLPADERRAVTVEAVIELAAEQNPNDITTSAIAKRMGLTQGALFRHFPSKDAILQAVMAWVAERLLSRVDKAAQCAASPIAALEAIFMTHIDFVAEHPGVPRMMFGELQRAGETAPKRMVQTLIRHYGERLHRLIEEGKAQGGLNPELDTEAAATLFIGTIQGLVMQSLLAGDVANIRRDAPRVFAIFRRGIGSAQ, encoded by the coding sequence ATGAGCACCCGTGTAAAACATCTACCCGCGGATGAGCGGCGCGCTGTTACCGTTGAGGCGGTGATCGAACTGGCTGCCGAACAGAATCCCAACGACATCACCACCTCCGCCATTGCCAAGCGTATGGGCCTGACCCAGGGCGCGCTGTTTCGTCACTTCCCAAGCAAGGACGCCATCCTGCAGGCAGTCATGGCCTGGGTGGCGGAACGCCTGCTCTCACGGGTTGACAAGGCCGCCCAGTGCGCTGCGTCTCCGATTGCCGCGCTGGAAGCAATCTTCATGACCCATATTGATTTCGTGGCTGAACATCCCGGGGTGCCGCGGATGATGTTTGGCGAATTGCAACGTGCGGGAGAGACTGCCCCCAAGCGCATGGTGCAGACGCTCATCCGCCATTATGGTGAACGTTTGCATCGGCTGATTGAGGAGGGCAAAGCACAAGGGGGACTGAACCCCGAGTTGGATACCGAGGCGGCCGCCACCCTCTTCATCGGTACCATCCAGGGCCTGGTAATGCAATCGCTGTTGGCCGGCGATGTTGCCAACATCCGCCGCGATGCACCGAGGGTCTTTGCCATCTTCCGACGTGGCATCGGGAGCGCACAATGA
- a CDS encoding pitrilysin family protein, whose amino-acid sequence MAVGLVLWACSGALALADPVTEFQLPNGLKVLVKPDHRAPVVTSQIWYKVGSSYESSGYTGISHVLEHMMFKGTPKTPPGRFSRIIAEQGGRDNAFTSRDYTAYFQQLSADRLPISFALESDRMKNLLLREEDFRKEVEVVKEERRMRTENQPRARTDEMLMATAFVASGYHHPVIGWMGDLDSLKVSDLRPWYQRFYSPNNATLVVVGDVQPQAVKALAEKYYGPIKPSTLPEIKPRPEPEQAGERLVKVRAPAQIPYLLMGYHVPRLTRKGPNEEAYALEVLAGLLSSGKSARLDQNLVRGSQVASGVEAGYELVSRDPGLFYLGGTPANGKSNADLRKALEAEIRKLQEQPVNPAELEKVKAQLAAGETFSRDSGFYQAMQLGTYETVGLDWRQYEQYVPAIRAVTPAQVQAVARKYLVDSNRTVAELDPLPPVNPQANTQGAPAHAH is encoded by the coding sequence GTGGCGGTCGGGCTGGTCCTCTGGGCCTGTTCCGGCGCGCTGGCCCTGGCCGATCCGGTCACGGAATTTCAGCTGCCCAATGGCCTGAAAGTGCTGGTCAAACCGGATCATCGCGCGCCAGTGGTGACTTCGCAGATCTGGTACAAGGTGGGCTCCAGCTACGAGAGCAGCGGCTATACGGGCATCTCGCACGTGCTTGAGCACATGATGTTCAAGGGCACGCCCAAGACCCCGCCGGGCCGCTTTTCCCGCATCATTGCCGAACAGGGCGGGCGCGACAATGCCTTTACCAGCCGCGATTACACCGCCTATTTTCAGCAGCTCTCCGCCGACCGGCTCCCCATCAGCTTCGCGCTCGAGTCCGACCGCATGAAGAACCTGCTGTTGCGCGAGGAGGATTTCAGGAAGGAAGTGGAAGTCGTCAAGGAGGAGCGCCGCATGCGTACCGAGAACCAGCCGCGGGCGCGTACCGACGAGATGCTCATGGCAACCGCCTTCGTCGCCAGTGGTTACCATCATCCGGTGATCGGCTGGATGGGCGATCTCGACAGCCTCAAGGTCAGCGACCTGCGCCCCTGGTATCAGCGCTTCTACAGTCCCAACAATGCCACCCTGGTGGTGGTGGGCGACGTGCAACCGCAGGCGGTCAAGGCCCTGGCGGAAAAGTATTACGGGCCCATCAAGCCGTCCACGCTCCCGGAAATCAAGCCGCGGCCCGAGCCCGAGCAGGCAGGGGAGCGGCTGGTGAAGGTGCGGGCCCCGGCCCAGATTCCCTATCTGCTGATGGGTTACCATGTGCCACGCCTGACCCGCAAGGGCCCCAACGAGGAGGCCTATGCGCTGGAGGTGCTGGCGGGGCTCCTGTCCTCGGGCAAGAGCGCCCGCCTGGATCAGAATCTGGTGCGTGGCAGCCAGGTGGCGAGTGGCGTGGAAGCCGGATACGAGCTGGTCAGCCGTGATCCGGGCCTTTTCTATCTCGGTGGCACGCCGGCGAACGGCAAAAGCAATGCCGATCTGCGCAAGGCCCTGGAGGCAGAGATCCGCAAGCTGCAGGAACAGCCGGTGAACCCGGCGGAACTGGAGAAGGTCAAGGCGCAATTGGCCGCCGGCGAAACCTTCAGCCGCGATTCCGGTTTCTATCAGGCCATGCAGCTGGGCACCTATGAGACGGTGGGCCTGGACTGGCGCCAGTACGAGCAGTATGTGCCGGCCATCCGCGCCGTGACCCCCGCCCAGGTGCAGGCGGTCGCGCGCAAGTACCTGGTGGACAGCAATCGCACGGTGGCCGAACTCGATCCCTTGCCGCCGGTCAACCCGCAAGCGAATACCCAGGGAGCACCCGCCCATGCGCATTAA
- a CDS encoding efflux RND transporter periplasmic adaptor subunit, translating into MKRLPLQGRTLALLAVIVPLLALFIYVGLRSGPLAPVSVTVVTVDSRAVTPALFGIGTVEARYTYKIGPTFAGRIKRLEVHVGDQVKAGQVLGEMDPVDLDDRVRSQASAFKRAEAALREAEARQAYAQAQARRYEQLFAVRSTSEEIVTTKRQELQIADAALSAAREDIARTRSDREALIAQRNNLRLIAPVDGVVAVRDADPGTTIIAGQAVVEVIDPKNLWVNVRFDQISASGLAAGLPARITLRSRGGQTLKGRVLWVEPRADAITEEILAKVVFDRIPEPLPSIGELAEATVNLPALPAAPLIPNAAVRREGDKVGAWKIVDGDLRFFPVKFGASDLNGYVQVREGLSNGDQVVTYSEKALTARSRVHVVDRIPGVSE; encoded by the coding sequence ATGAAACGTTTACCACTGCAAGGTCGCACCCTGGCGCTCTTGGCCGTCATCGTCCCGTTGCTTGCACTCTTCATCTACGTTGGCCTGCGATCCGGCCCGCTGGCACCGGTTTCGGTGACTGTGGTGACAGTCGATTCGCGGGCGGTCACGCCGGCTCTGTTCGGGATCGGCACGGTGGAAGCGCGCTACACCTACAAGATCGGGCCGACGTTTGCCGGGCGCATCAAACGTTTGGAAGTGCATGTGGGCGACCAGGTCAAGGCCGGACAGGTACTGGGTGAAATGGATCCAGTCGATCTCGATGATCGGGTCCGTTCACAGGCATCGGCATTCAAGCGTGCGGAAGCGGCTTTGCGCGAAGCGGAGGCCCGGCAAGCCTATGCGCAAGCCCAGGCGCGCCGCTATGAGCAATTGTTCGCGGTGCGCTCGACTAGCGAGGAAATCGTCACTACCAAGCGGCAGGAGCTGCAGATTGCCGATGCCGCCCTATCCGCTGCCCGGGAAGATATTGCCCGGACACGCTCCGACCGCGAAGCACTGATTGCGCAGAGGAACAATCTGCGCCTGATCGCGCCGGTCGACGGTGTAGTTGCCGTGCGCGATGCCGATCCTGGCACGACCATTATCGCAGGTCAGGCCGTGGTGGAAGTGATCGACCCCAAGAATTTGTGGGTCAATGTGCGCTTCGACCAGATCAGCGCATCCGGACTTGCCGCAGGCTTGCCCGCCCGCATCACCCTGCGCTCGCGCGGCGGCCAGACCTTGAAAGGCCGGGTATTATGGGTGGAGCCGAGGGCGGATGCCATTACCGAGGAGATCCTGGCCAAAGTAGTCTTCGATAGGATTCCTGAGCCCTTGCCGTCCATTGGTGAACTGGCCGAAGCCACGGTTAACTTGCCGGCGCTCCCGGCCGCACCGCTGATCCCCAACGCTGCCGTCCGGCGTGAGGGCGACAAAGTCGGGGCCTGGAAAATCGTGGATGGTGATCTGCGTTTTTTCCCGGTCAAGTTCGGCGCTTCCGACCTCAATGGCTACGTGCAGGTGCGCGAAGGGCTCAGCAATGGGGACCAGGTCGTGACCTATAGCGAAAAGGCACTGACGGCCCGTAGCCGCGTCCATGTAGTCGACCGCATCCCGGGAGTCTCAGAATGA
- the ftsX gene encoding permease-like cell division protein FtsX yields the protein MRLMRHLRSLLDAFRRLIHQPFGSLMTLSVLAIALALPSGFYLLVKNAGHLFSAWEEQAQVSLFLRDWTTSDQARAMQADLRRRPGIREVRYIDKQAALAEFQQISGYAEALEALEGNPLPASLVVGIDPTYYRPDQIRNLVKTWSADPRVDLAQYDLNWVARLQALLDLVMRAVWLFAGLLALGVMLIIGNTIRLSILSRQEEIAISRLLGASNGFIRLPFIYHGLVQGALAGLLAWGMVAIGIALLQAPTTALANLYGEIFRLRYLPPEEGALLVAAGALLGLSGALLATQRHLRRAQ from the coding sequence ATGCGCCTGATGCGTCATCTCCGATCCCTGCTGGATGCCTTCCGCCGTCTGATCCACCAGCCCTTTGGCAGCCTCATGACCCTGAGTGTGCTGGCGATTGCTCTGGCATTGCCGTCCGGCTTCTATCTGCTGGTGAAGAATGCCGGGCATCTCTTCTCGGCCTGGGAGGAACAGGCCCAGGTATCCCTGTTTCTGCGCGACTGGACCACGAGTGATCAGGCCCGGGCGATGCAGGCGGATCTTCGGCGCCGCCCGGGGATTCGCGAGGTTCGCTATATCGACAAACAGGCGGCGCTGGCGGAATTCCAACAGATATCGGGTTATGCAGAGGCCCTGGAGGCCCTGGAGGGCAATCCCCTGCCAGCCTCTTTGGTGGTCGGCATCGATCCGACCTATTACCGTCCAGACCAGATTCGAAATCTGGTAAAAACCTGGTCTGCGGATCCAAGAGTGGATCTCGCCCAGTACGATCTCAACTGGGTCGCCAGACTGCAGGCCCTGCTTGATCTGGTGATGCGGGCCGTGTGGCTGTTTGCCGGCCTGCTGGCGCTCGGCGTCATGCTGATCATCGGCAACACCATCCGCCTGAGCATCCTCAGCCGCCAGGAAGAAATCGCGATATCCCGGCTGCTCGGCGCCAGCAATGGTTTCATACGATTGCCCTTCATCTATCACGGCCTGGTGCAGGGGGCGCTGGCAGGCCTGCTGGCCTGGGGCATGGTAGCAATCGGCATCGCGCTGTTGCAGGCGCCCACCACCGCGCTGGCGAACCTATATGGCGAGATTTTCCGGTTGCGCTATCTGCCGCCCGAGGAAGGCGCCCTGCTCGTGGCCGCCGGCGCGCTGCTGGGCTTGTCAGGCGCCCTGCTGGCTACCCAGCGGCATCTGAGACGGGCACAGTAG
- the ftsY gene encoding signal recognition particle-docking protein FtsY produces the protein MFDFFKRNKGKEAEPETGNESPAGDHDAIRQAPSDSAATKEKTFFDMFRLRKPAEEIPPQPQDDPVSPLEDRDFQQPVEAPEMPEMPESGPESTPVEQAAAPLADEAPASAPQEPDKGVFNFFRRDKAPEASAEESGAEAAERQGFFARMKAGLTRTRESFVNGLDRLTLGKKQIDDELLEDLEALLLSADIGLEATTEILDKVTERVRRKDLTDPQALTQAIRDSLLDILRPRAQPWQPSRNAGTRVLMMVGINGAGKTTTIGKLAALWQAQDIKVVLAAGDTFRAAAVEQLQQWGQRVGVPVIAQHSGADSASVIYDGFAAARSRNADLLIADTAGRLHTQTNLMEELKKVKRVLGKLDPEAPQEIWLVIDASTGQNALNQAKQFHEAVGLTGICVTKLDGTAKGGVIAAVAKTLPIPIRYIGVGERPEDLRPFDAEAFVDALFSPPATK, from the coding sequence ATGTTTGACTTTTTCAAGCGCAACAAAGGCAAGGAAGCCGAACCGGAAACCGGTAACGAGTCCCCGGCCGGGGATCATGATGCCATAAGGCAAGCGCCTTCCGACAGTGCCGCCACCAAGGAAAAGACATTCTTCGACATGTTCCGGCTCAGGAAGCCTGCTGAGGAGATCCCGCCCCAGCCACAGGACGACCCTGTTTCGCCGCTTGAAGATCGCGATTTCCAGCAGCCGGTCGAAGCGCCAGAAATGCCAGAAATGCCTGAGTCCGGGCCGGAAAGCACGCCAGTCGAGCAGGCTGCCGCCCCGCTTGCGGATGAAGCCCCGGCTTCCGCCCCGCAAGAGCCTGACAAGGGCGTGTTCAACTTCTTCCGCCGGGACAAGGCGCCTGAAGCCAGCGCCGAAGAATCCGGAGCCGAAGCTGCAGAAAGGCAGGGTTTTTTCGCCCGCATGAAGGCTGGGCTCACCCGCACCCGCGAAAGCTTCGTCAACGGCCTGGATCGCCTGACCCTGGGCAAGAAGCAGATCGACGATGAACTCCTGGAAGATCTCGAAGCCCTGCTGCTCAGCGCCGACATCGGCCTTGAGGCCACCACGGAAATCCTGGACAAGGTCACCGAACGGGTGCGGCGCAAGGACCTTACCGATCCCCAGGCCCTGACCCAGGCCATCCGCGACTCCCTGCTGGACATCCTGCGCCCGCGCGCCCAGCCCTGGCAGCCCAGCCGCAATGCCGGGACCAGGGTGCTGATGATGGTCGGCATCAACGGCGCCGGCAAGACCACCACCATCGGCAAACTGGCCGCGCTATGGCAGGCACAGGACATCAAGGTGGTGCTGGCGGCCGGCGATACCTTCCGCGCCGCGGCGGTCGAGCAGCTGCAGCAATGGGGCCAGCGCGTGGGGGTGCCGGTAATTGCTCAGCATAGCGGCGCGGACAGCGCCTCGGTGATCTATGACGGCTTTGCCGCCGCGCGCAGCCGCAATGCCGACCTGCTGATCGCGGATACCGCCGGGCGTCTGCATACCCAGACTAATCTGATGGAAGAACTGAAGAAGGTCAAGCGGGTATTGGGCAAGCTCGATCCCGAGGCGCCGCAGGAAATCTGGCTTGTCATCGACGCGAGTACCGGCCAGAATGCCCTGAACCAGGCAAAACAGTTCCACGAGGCCGTCGGTCTGACCGGGATCTGCGTCACCAAGCTCGACGGCACCGCCAAGGGCGGCGTCATTGCCGCCGTGGCCAAGACCCTGCCGATTCCGATCCGCTATATCGGCGTGGGCGAAAGGCCCGAGGATCTGCGCCCCTTCGATGCCGAGGCATTCGTCGATGCCCTGTTCAGTCCACCTGCCACAAAATAG